The sequence TCGGTCCGCGCGAGATCGGCGGCGGCCTCGTCGCTCAGCGCCGCCGTCGCTGCGGGCTCCCCCTGCGCTCCGAACGACACCCGGACGAGGTGTCGCCGACCTGCGGCTTCCCGCACCCAGGCCCACTTCGCGGTCGAGTGCGTGAGCGCCTTGGCCGTGTGGCTGTCGGGCACCGTGAGCACGCCGGTGCCGCGCGGCGCGGCATCCAGCACGGGGGCGTCGAGCAGGAGCGTGACGATCTCGATCTCGGGCGACGCGGCGGCCTCGGCCTTCTTCAGCGCCGGCACCGCAGCGGAGAGGAGCGCGCGGGCGGCGGCCTCAGGCGTGGCGACGATGACCGCGTCGGCGGCGATCTGATCGATCACGGGCTCGGACTCGACCGCCTCGGCCGCGTGCAGCTCGGCGACCAGCGGACCGGTCTCGTCAGCCGCCGGGGGGGCGATCTCGGGGGCAGCCTCGGTCTCGACGCCCCAGCCCTTCGCGGTCTTGCGGAGGCCCCGCACGCGCACGCCCGTGCGCACCTCGGCCCCGAGACGGGCCAGGTCGTCTGCCAGCGCATCGACGAGCCCGCTCATGCCGCCGGACAGGCCCTCGACCGCCGCGCCGGGGGTCTTCGCCGCCGTGGCGACGCCGGCCTTCGCTGCCGCATCGTCCCGAAGAGATTGCACCGCACCGGACAGCGACCCGACGCGGGTGAGCGCGGCATTGAGGCCGGGAGCCGCGATGTCGATGTCGACGTCGTCGGGAGATGCGGAGTAGACGCCGGTGGTCACGGGAGCGACGAGGCGGTCCCGCACCTTCGATCCCATCCGCGAGGAGACCAGCTTCCCCAGACTCAGCTGGTGGCCGATCGTGAGCGGGGGACGCACCCGGTCGAGGTAGGCGCGCCAGACGCCGGACCAGCCGAGGATGCGACGGACGTCGTCCTGGAAGGGGTTCGCGGGGATGCCGAGGATGCCGCCGACAGGCAGCGGCGCCGCACCCACGCCCGGGATGCCGGCGAGCCATGCACCGCCCGGCCGCGGGGCGACGATACGGTCGGCCAGCCCCAGCTCCTCGACCAGTGCCCGCACCAGGCCGCCCCTGGTCGCGTAGCTCTCGGCGCCGGCGTCCACGACGACTCCGTCGAGCTCGATCCGGCGGATCGCGCCACCCAGTTCGTCTGCGGCTTCGAGCAGCGTCACCTGCATGCCGACCTTGGCGCACTCGCGCGCGGCGACGAGTCCGCCGATGCCGCCGCCGATGACGACGACGTGCTTCTCCGCCGCGCGGGCGGCGAGGTCGGACGGCTCGGCGGAAGACGGCTCTGAGGTCATGCGGTCAATTCTCCCATCGGCCGTCTCGGCCTGATCGTCAGACGGTGTGCGCGAGCTCGACGATGCGGGTGAGCTGGTCGGGGTCGGTCTCGGGCGGGACGCCGTGGCCGAGGTTGAGGATGTGTGCCCGGGCCGCGCGGCCGCGCGCGATCACATCGCGCACGTGTGCCTCCAGCACGGGCCAGGGGGCGGAGAGCAGGGCGGGGTCGATGTTGCCCTGCACCGTGACATCCGGGCCGAGGATCGCGGCGGCCTCATCCAGCGGCTGACGCCAGTCGACGCCGACACCGTCGGCGATGCCGTCGAGGCGCATGTCGGCGAGGAACGGACCCGTGCCGACACCGAAGTGGATGGTCGGCAGGCCGATGCCCTCGAGTGCCGCGCGGGAGTGCGGGGCGACGAAGGCGCGGTAGTCCGCGGTGCTCAGCGAGCCGGCCCAGCTGTCGAAGAGCTGCACGACGGATGCCCCGGCATCGCGCTGGGTCTCGAGGAAGCGGCGCGAGACCTTCGCGAGCCAGCCGGCGAGACGGTTCCACGAGTCGGGGTCGGAGTGCATCATGCCCCGTGCACGCAGGTGCTCCTTGGAGGGGCCGCCCTCGACGAGGTAGGCCGCGAGAGTGAAGGGGGCACCCGCGAAACCGATCAGCGGGGTGTCGCCGAGCTCGGCCGTGACGAGGCGCACGGCCTCGGCGATCGCCGTGCCGTCGAGGCCGTCGGGGTCGATGGCCGTGATGCGATCGACGTCGGATGCGGTGCGCACCGGGTTCGCGAACACCGGCCCACGCCCCGGCTCGATCTCGACGTCGACCCCGGCGAGGCGCAGCGGGATGACGATGTCACTGAAGAAGACGGCCGCATCCACCCCGTGGCGGCGTACCGGCTGCAGCGTGATCTCAGCGGCGAGGTCGGGCGTGAGGCAGGCGTCGAGCATCCGGGTCCCGACGCGCAGGTCGCGGTACTCGGGGAGCGACCTGCCGGCCTGCCGCATGAACCACACCGGAGCATGGGCGGGGCGGTCGCCTGCGAGGGCGCGCAGGAGCGGAGCGTCGGAGAGGGCCATGCCCCCATCCTCCCATTCCGCCCTTATGCGGCCGCCGAGTTCGCCCGGTCGAATCCCGGTCGCCACGCTCTCCGGTACAATCGAGCTGTGCTGCTGTGTGTGACGGCGAGTCACAAGACCGCCTCCTTCGAATTGCTCGAACGCCTGAGCCGCACCCCCGACGACGTCGCTCCCACCATCGTGGGTATGACGCCGTGCGTGCAGGGTGCCGTGGTCCTCGCGACGTGCAACCGGTTCGAGGCGTACGTGGAAATGGACGAACCGCTCACCGCGGCCGGCGCCATCGGGGTCGAAGCGGTCATCGAAGCGGTCGAATCCGCCACCGGCATCCCCGCCGCAGAACTCGACGGCGCCTACACCGTGCACTCGGGCCGCCGCGTCGCCGAGCACCTCTTCTCAGTCGCCTCCGGTCTAGAATCCGTCGTCTCCGGCGAGGGCGAGATCGCCGGTCAGGTGCGCCGCGCTCTGAAGTCCGCCCGCAAGGACGGCACCACCTCGCCCGAGCTCGAGCGCCTCTTCCAGCGCGCCAGCCAGGCGCAGCGCAAGGTCAAGAACGTCACCGCGCTCGGCCGCGCCGGCCGCTCTCTCGTGCGCCTCGCACTGGAGTTGGCCGACAGCCGCATCGCGGATTGGTCCGCCGAGCGGGTGCTGCTGGTCGGCACCGGCGCCTACGCGGCGGTCACCCTCGCCACGCTGCGTGAGCGCGGCGCCGTCGACATCTCGGTGTACTCCCCCTCCGGCCGCGCCGCGGTGTTCGCCGCGAAGCACGGCATCCGTCCGGTCGCCGCCGACGAGTACGCCCGCACCGCCGCGCACTCGAGCCTGCTGATCACCTGCACCACGGCGACGGAGCCCGTTCTCGGCCCGGAGCACCTGCAGCTCCCGGTCGCCGCCGTCGCCGCGGGCTGCCCGGTCGGCGCCCACAGTCGGCTCGTGGTCGACCTCGGCATGCCGCGCAACGTCGACCCCGCCGTCGCCGCCCTCGAGGGTGTCGCCCTGCTCGACCTCGAGACCATCCGCCTGCACGCGCCGCTCGAAGAGCTGCAGGCGACGGATGCCGCACGCAGCGTCGTCCGTGAGGCCGCGGAGACCTTCCATGTGGTGGGTTCCCGCCAGAGCGTGACGCCGTCGGTCGTCGCACTCCGCTCACACATCTTCGAGCTGCTCG is a genomic window of Microbacterium maritypicum containing:
- a CDS encoding NAD(P)/FAD-dependent oxidoreductase, which encodes MTSEPSSAEPSDLAARAAEKHVVVIGGGIGGLVAARECAKVGMQVTLLEAADELGGAIRRIELDGVVVDAGAESYATRGGLVRALVEELGLADRIVAPRPGGAWLAGIPGVGAAPLPVGGILGIPANPFQDDVRRILGWSGVWRAYLDRVRPPLTIGHQLSLGKLVSSRMGSKVRDRLVAPVTTGVYSASPDDVDIDIAAPGLNAALTRVGSLSGAVQSLRDDAAAKAGVATAAKTPGAAVEGLSGGMSGLVDALADDLARLGAEVRTGVRVRGLRKTAKGWGVETEAAPEIAPPAADETGPLVAELHAAEAVESEPVIDQIAADAVIVATPEAAARALLSAAVPALKKAEAAASPEIEIVTLLLDAPVLDAAPRGTGVLTVPDSHTAKALTHSTAKWAWVREAAGRRHLVRVSFGAQGEPAATAALSDEAAADLARTEAATMLGVTLAPEAVIAAHRGRFVQSQPASIIGSGERRAAARAAVQAVPGIAAVGAWLAGTGLAQVIPDARDEADRLRRALLWE
- the hemE gene encoding uroporphyrinogen decarboxylase is translated as MALSDAPLLRALAGDRPAHAPVWFMRQAGRSLPEYRDLRVGTRMLDACLTPDLAAEITLQPVRRHGVDAAVFFSDIVIPLRLAGVDVEIEPGRGPVFANPVRTASDVDRITAIDPDGLDGTAIAEAVRLVTAELGDTPLIGFAGAPFTLAAYLVEGGPSKEHLRARGMMHSDPDSWNRLAGWLAKVSRRFLETQRDAGASVVQLFDSWAGSLSTADYRAFVAPHSRAALEGIGLPTIHFGVGTGPFLADMRLDGIADGVGVDWRQPLDEAAAILGPDVTVQGNIDPALLSAPWPVLEAHVRDVIARGRAARAHILNLGHGVPPETDPDQLTRIVELAHTV
- a CDS encoding glutamyl-tRNA reductase; the encoded protein is MLLCVTASHKTASFELLERLSRTPDDVAPTIVGMTPCVQGAVVLATCNRFEAYVEMDEPLTAAGAIGVEAVIEAVESATGIPAAELDGAYTVHSGRRVAEHLFSVASGLESVVSGEGEIAGQVRRALKSARKDGTTSPELERLFQRASQAQRKVKNVTALGRAGRSLVRLALELADSRIADWSAERVLLVGTGAYAAVTLATLRERGAVDISVYSPSGRAAVFAAKHGIRPVAADEYARTAAHSSLLITCTTATEPVLGPEHLQLPVAAVAAGCPVGAHSRLVVDLGMPRNVDPAVAALEGVALLDLETIRLHAPLEELQATDAARSVVREAAETFHVVGSRQSVTPSVVALRSHIFELLEREIDRARARGDEDGKVEQALRHLSGVLLHTPTVRAHELAAAGRADEFTAALAALYGIAPEADASAADDAATA